One genomic window of Fusarium fujikuroi IMI 58289 draft genome, chromosome FFUJ_chr01 includes the following:
- a CDS encoding probable CYB2-lactate dehydrogenase cytochrome b2 has translation MRTQILTSALLSGAMAARPFLEQPDTGLETIVGDLPTGKLPKLEQMVGLPDFEWAAKNYLPIQNYTYYRNGAAGEWSYRNNLEVFQRYRFKPRTMVDITNVENTLPTKILGHNFSAPFFISPCARAGNAHPDAELNLMKGAGEGDILYMPALYASLTIEEIAKAKSEGQVVFQQLYLTSNDTETQELLDRSEKAGAAAIVFTVDSAADGNRHRAARFGVGSADSDYSYITWDYYKKLQKMTKLPVIIKGIGSAADAKLAVQHGAPAIILSNHGGRQLDGSPSGLEVALEIHQEAPEVFKKIEVYADGGVRYGADVLKLLSLGVKAVGLGRPFMYANVFGVDGVKKVIDLLKHEIAIDAGNLGVPDIQKINPSYVKWQFNNWNQ, from the exons GCCCGACACTGGTCTTGAGACCATCGTCGGCGATCTTCCCACCGGAAAGCTCCCCAAGCTCGAGCAGATGGTCGGCCTTCCTGACTTTGAGTGGGCTGCTAAGAACTACCTCCCCATCCAGAACTACACATACTACCGCAATGGTGCTGCCGGCGAGTGGTCGTACCGCAACAACCTCGAGGTCTTCCAGCGTTATCGCTTCAAGCCCCGAACTATGGTTGATATCACAAACGTTGAGAACACTCTGCCCACCAAGATCCTAGGCCACAACTTCTCTGctcccttcttcatcagccCTTGTGCCAGAGCTGGTAACGCCCACCCTGATGCTGAGCTTAACCTCATGAAGGGTGCTGGTGAGGGTGACATTCTCTACATGCCTGCTCTCTACGCCTCTCTTACCATTGAGGAGAtcgccaaggccaagtccGAGGGCCAGGTCGTCTTCCAGCAGCTCTACCTCACCTCCAACGACACCGAGACCCAAGAGCTCCTCGATCGCTCCGAGAAGGCTGGTGCTGCTGCCATCGTCTTCACAGTCGACTCTGCTGCTGACGGCAACCGACACCGCGCTGCTCGATTCGGTGTTGGTTCAGCCGACTCCGACTACTCCTACATCACCTGGGACTACTAcaagaagctccagaagATGACCAAGCTCCCTGTTATCATCAAGGGTATCGGTTCTGCTGCCGATGCTAAGCTTGCTGTTCAGCACGGCGCTCCCGCtatcatcctctccaaccACGGTGGTCGTCAGCTCGATGGCAGCCCGTCTGGTCTTGAGGTCGCTCTTGAGATCCACCAGGAGGCCCCTGAGGTCTTTAAAAAGATCGAGGTCTACGCTGACGGTGGTGTCCGATATGGCGCTGATGTCcttaagcttctttctctcggTGTCAAGGCTGTTGGACTCGGACGTCCTTTCATGTACGCCAACGTCTTCGGTGTCGATGgtgtcaagaaggtcatcgaCCTTCTCAAGCACGAGATTGCCATTGACGCTGGTAACTTGGGTGTCCCCGATATCCAGAAGATCAACCCCAGCTAC GTCAAGTGGCAATTCAACAACTGGAACCAGTAA